From a single Arachis hypogaea cultivar Tifrunner chromosome 3, arahy.Tifrunner.gnm2.J5K5, whole genome shotgun sequence genomic region:
- the LOC112785999 gene encoding GATA transcription factor 11 isoform X2, producing the protein MKDCWFLDNNLNGVSDEVFDVVGFFDFPIEDVEDDAVEEDWGAQFKQLEEPSLGVFSVSPSGLSDKTENENPKLGRSISTPVADPARPTYGNTIRNQNVSFNGKRVPKFQTYSPVSVFESSSSSSVENSNFDLPVIPVKRPRGKRRPLSSFSLLLSVPFVSNSPKDHTEKKGSALQGSVTHRKCMHCEVTSTPQWREGPMGPKTLCNACGVRYRSGRLFPEYRPAASPTFVPSLHSNSHRKVIEMRSRTATETLKGSSMLDKVL; encoded by the exons ATGAAGGATTGTTGGTTTTTGGACAACAATTTGAATGGGGTATCGGATGAAGTTTTTGATGTGGTGGGGTTTTTTGATTTCCCAATAGAAGATGTGGAAGATGATGCTGTGGAGGAGGATTGGGGTGCTCAGTTTAAACAACTTGAAGAGCCATCTCTTGGTGTGTTTTCGGTATCACCATCCGGGCTGAGTGATAAAACTGAGAATGAGAATCCGAAACTTGGGAGGAGTATCTCTACTCCT GTGGCCGATCCTGCTCGGCCTACATACGGCAATACTATTCGGAACCAGAATGTTTCTTTTAATGGGAAAAGGGTGCCCAAGTTCCAAACCTACAGCCCTGTGTCTGTCTTTGAAAGCAGTAGTTCCTCCTCGGTCGAGAACTCCAACTTTGATCTACCTGTCATCCCGGTAAAGCGTCCTCGAGGCAAACGCCGGCCTCTCTCAAGCTTCAGCTTGCTATTATCTGTTCCATTCGTCTCTAACTCCCCAAAAG ATCATACTGAGAAGAAGGGATCTGCATTGCAAGGGTCAGTTACCCACCGAAAATGCATGCATTGTGAGGTGACATCGACGCCGCAGTGGAGAGAAGGACCCATGGGTCCAAAGACACTTTGCAATGCTTGTGGGGTTCGGTATAGGTCCGGCCGGCTCTTCCCTGAATACCGGCCTGCAGCTAGCCCTACGTTTGTACCATCATTGCACTCGAACTCTCACCGGAAGGTCATCGAAATGAGGAGCCGAACTGCGACAGAGACTCTTAAGGGTTCTTCTATGTT GGACAAAGTGTTGTGA
- the LOC112785999 gene encoding GATA transcription factor 11 isoform X1: protein MKDCWFLDNNLNGVSDEVFDVVGFFDFPIEDVEDDAVEEDWGAQFKQLEEPSLGVFSVSPSGLSDKTENENPKLGRSISTPVADPARPTYGNTIRNQNVSFNGKRVPKFQTYSPVSVFESSSSSSVENSNFDLPVIPVKRPRGKRRPLSSFSLLLSVPFVSNSPKGEANDFSGSNLQTQADGKLISSLKKKQRSKDLPLLSDHTEKKGSALQGSVTHRKCMHCEVTSTPQWREGPMGPKTLCNACGVRYRSGRLFPEYRPAASPTFVPSLHSNSHRKVIEMRSRTATETLKGSSMLDKVL from the exons ATGAAGGATTGTTGGTTTTTGGACAACAATTTGAATGGGGTATCGGATGAAGTTTTTGATGTGGTGGGGTTTTTTGATTTCCCAATAGAAGATGTGGAAGATGATGCTGTGGAGGAGGATTGGGGTGCTCAGTTTAAACAACTTGAAGAGCCATCTCTTGGTGTGTTTTCGGTATCACCATCCGGGCTGAGTGATAAAACTGAGAATGAGAATCCGAAACTTGGGAGGAGTATCTCTACTCCT GTGGCCGATCCTGCTCGGCCTACATACGGCAATACTATTCGGAACCAGAATGTTTCTTTTAATGGGAAAAGGGTGCCCAAGTTCCAAACCTACAGCCCTGTGTCTGTCTTTGAAAGCAGTAGTTCCTCCTCGGTCGAGAACTCCAACTTTGATCTACCTGTCATCCCGGTAAAGCGTCCTCGAGGCAAACGCCGGCCTCTCTCAAGCTTCAGCTTGCTATTATCTGTTCCATTCGTCTCTAACTCCCCAAAAGGTGAGGCAAATGATTTCTCTGGATCAAATTTACAAACACAAGCTGATGGTAAATTAATAAGCAGTCTCAAAAAGAAGCAGAGGAGTAAGGATCTACCTTTGCTTTCAGATCATACTGAGAAGAAGGGATCTGCATTGCAAGGGTCAGTTACCCACCGAAAATGCATGCATTGTGAGGTGACATCGACGCCGCAGTGGAGAGAAGGACCCATGGGTCCAAAGACACTTTGCAATGCTTGTGGGGTTCGGTATAGGTCCGGCCGGCTCTTCCCTGAATACCGGCCTGCAGCTAGCCCTACGTTTGTACCATCATTGCACTCGAACTCTCACCGGAAGGTCATCGAAATGAGGAGCCGAACTGCGACAGAGACTCTTAAGGGTTCTTCTATGTT GGACAAAGTGTTGTGA
- the LOC112786022 gene encoding auxin response factor 18 has product MKEGEKTLDPQLWHACAGSMVQMPQVNSKVFYFPQGHAEHAQTAIDLSTPSLRVPPLIPCRVATVRFMADPETDEVFAKIKLVPLKSSELDQNDNTLEGEVVVENQEKPASFAKTLTQSDANNGGGFSVPRYCAETIFPRLDYSAEPPVQTVVAKDVHGELWKFRHIYRGTPRRHLLTTGWSTFVNQKKLVAGDSVVFLRAENGDLCVGIRRAKRGIGIGIGGGCEGSSLWSSASSGNGNSNGGPYGALSMFLREENNKLLRNSNGRCSYSSSSRVRAEDVVEAVSMAARNQAFEVVYSPRASTPEFCIKASSVTDAMRIQWCSGMRFKMPFETEDSSRISWFMGTVASVQVADPIRWPNSPWRILQVTWDEPDLLQNVKRVSPWLVELVSNMPIINISPFSPPRKKLRFPQHPDFPQDIQFTSLPTFPGNYIGPNSPMYCLSENAPASIQGTRHAQIGISLSDFHLSNKLQLGLLPTSIHRLDVHNRDMTNHDKSKESLSCLLTMGKSNKSLESSDNNVKTHQFLLFGQPILTEQQISRTGKDSPDETKIKEKCFLGEAKFAVSQHIPPGKASNAAEFSWQIGLETSHCKVFLESEDVGRTLDLSSLGSYEELYRKLANMFDMERSEIFNHVLYRDETSAVKKIGEEPFSEFMKTAKRLTILMDSSSKNITRAWITGSRSGEHGIDASNKTGPLSIFV; this is encoded by the exons ATGAAGGAAGGTGAGAAGACCTTGGATCCGCAGCTATGGCATGCGTGTGCAGGTTCCATGGTTCAGATGCCTCAAGTGAACTCGAAAGTGTTCTACTTTCCACAAGGGCATGCAGAACACGCTCAAACCGCCATTGATCTCTCAACTCCTTCTTTGAGGGTTCCACCACTCATCCCTTGCAGGGTTGCAACAGTGAGATTCATGGCTGACCCTGAAACAGATGAAGTTTTCGCAAAGATAAAGCTTGTTCCACTGAAAAGTTCAGAGCTTGATCAAAACGACAACACCTTGGAGGGTGAAGTTGTTGTGGAGAATCAAGAAAAGCCTGCATCTTTTGCAAAGACTTTGACCCAATCTGATGCTAACAATGGTGGGGGTTTCTCAGTCCCTCGTTACTGTGCAGAAACCATCTTCCCCCGGCTCGATTACTCGGCGGAGCCGCCGGTTCAGACGGTGGTGGCAAAGGATGTTCATGGTGAGCTATGGAAGTTTAGGCATATATATAGAGGTACACCAAGGAGGCACTTGCTTACAACTGGTTGGAGCACTTTTGTTAATCAGAAGAAGCTTGTAGCTGGGGATTCTGTGGTGTTTCTGAGGGCTGAAAATGGTGATCTTTGTGTTGGGATTAGGAGGGCAAAAAGGggaattggaattggaattggTGGTGGTTGTGAGGGTTCATCTTTGTGGAGTTCAGCTTCTTCTGGTAATGGTAATAGTAATGGAGGGCCTTATGGAGCATTATCAATGTTCTTGAGAGAGGAGAACAACAAGCTTTTAAGGAATAGTAACGGAAggtgttcttattcttcttcttcaagggTGAGAGCTGAAGATGTTGTGGAAGCTGTGTCAATGGCTGCAAGGAACCAAGCATTTGAGGTTGTGTATTCTCCAAGGGCAAGCACTCCTGAGTTCTGCATTAAGGCTTCTTCTGTGACTGATGCAATGAGGATCCAATGGTGTTCTGGCATGAGGTTCAAGATGCCCTTTGAGACTGAGGATTCTTCTAGGATCAGCTGGTTCATGGGGACTGTTGCTTCCGTTCAGGTTGCTGATCCTATCCGCTGGCCGAATTCGCCTTGGCGAATTCTTCAG GTTACTTGGGATGAGCCTGATTTGCTACAAAATGTGAAGAGAGTTAGTCCATGGTTGGTTGAATTGGTATCAAACATGCCAATCATCAATATCTCGCCATTCTCGccaccaaggaagaagttgaggttTCCTCAGCACCCAGACTTCCCTCAGGACATTCAGTTCACATCATTACCAACGTTTCCGGGCAATTATATCGGGCCGAATAGCCCCATGTATTGTTTATCTGAAAACGCTCCCGCAAGCATACAGGGAACCAGGCATGCTCAAATTGGAATATCTCTTTCAGATTTCCACCTCAGCAATAAACTGCAGTTGGGGCTGCTTCCAACTAGTATCCATCGGCTCGATGTTCATAATCGCGACATGACCAACCATGATAAGAGCAAAGAGAGCTTATCATGCTTGCTCACCATgggaaaatccaacaagagtCTGGAGAGTTCTGATAACAATGTTAAGACACACCAGTTTTTGCTTTTTGGTCAGCCTATTCTCACTGAGCAACAAATCTCTCGAACCGGAAAAGACTCGCCGGACGAGACTAAGATCAAAGAGAAGTGCTTCTTAGGTGAAGCTAAATTTGCAGTTTCACAGCACATTCCACCAGGAAAAGCTTCTAATGCTGCCGAGTTTTCGTGGCAAATCGGCTTGGAAACTAGCCATTGCAAGGTTTTCTTGGAATCAGAAGATGTAGGAAGAACCTTAGACCTATCAAGCCTTGGTTCATATGAAGAACTCTATAGAAAACTGGCCAACATGTTTGATATGGAACGATCTGAGATCTTCAACCATGTTCTTTACCGCGACGAAACAAGTGCTGTTAAGAAAATTGGAGAAGAACCCTTCAG TGAATTCATGAAGACAGCAAAAAGATTGACAATTCTTATGGATTCAAGCAGCAAAAATATTACAAG GGCATGGATTACAGGGAGTCGCAGTGGTGAACATGGAATTGATGCATCAAACAAAACTGGTCCTCTTAgcatatttgtttaa